The genomic window GcataaaataataaatcataCAACAACAAATTTATACATGTAAAATCTCTAAATGTTTCTTTGTTTAGTCataataaataaaaggaaaaagtccaaatacccccccccccctcctaaACTTTAGATAGAAGTCCATCTAGCACCCTGAACTTTGAAACCGGACATCTAACCCCCGCTGAACTTTGCGATACCATCCATATTACCCCCTAAGGTGGTTTTGGATGATAGTTTTGTATATTTTAGAACCTTAAACAAACAATtttgaataactaatataacatatttgcatatcatcAGTCATAAGTTATCAATTTATCCTTATACAGTGATATCATGCTATTATTATGTTGGTCCTTGCttataaataagagctaataagaagaaaaaagaataacttacgtcaaaattttaatatatatgtccaaagtgCATGACATGTGATCAAACccatccaacttatatatagcTTAGATAAAACCACTATGCAAAACCACCTCGGGGGTTATATAAACAATATTGTAAAGTTTAGGGGTTGAATATCCGGTTTTAAAGTTCAGGTGCTAGCTAGACGGACTTCCATCTAATGTTTAGGGGGGTTATTTGgactttcttttaaaaaattgcaATATCATTATCAATAAGAGGTATTTGGTGTAATTAGTGTGTGTTTAAGAGATAAAaggagaagattgagaagatatgaAAACAAGGTGCGAATTAGTATAAAATTACcttagtattaattattttaaacttagaaaatagattaatatgatttttaaaataacttttctataaaaattttctataatactttttttaaaaatacatcatttaaCAGTTCTGAAAATATGAACGAGGGACTTTTCTCTCTATTGTAGTTGAAACTAACACAGACGTAGCCTACATAACATCgcaattactccatccgtcccacaaagactttattttttggtttctgtgtccaacgtttgaccatccgtcttgtttgaaaaatttatgaaaaaaattaaacaatattagtcacgcataaaatactattcatcttttatcattaaaaatatactaattataaaagaattttaaataagacgaagagTCAAACGTTGTATCACAAGGGAGTATCTTCTTGGCCCATAGGCCCAATCATCTCGACGTACGAACCAAAGCATCCACTGCTCCGGCCCAAAAGGTACCAATCGTTCCACTGGGCCAAAACTACGGCCCATACATGTGGATGGGCCAAGGCTGAGGCCCATCGAGACGAGGCCCAAATAGTTCTTGTGGTACAGATCGATGCGACACTCTGACACGTTAcgctctctcttcctctcggGAGATCAAAGAACCTGGTGGCGACCAAGAatggcggcgagctcgagcttggaTTTGGTGAAGACCATGGCGGCGTCCGGGTTCCTCCTCCGCGGCCCTGCGGCGCCCAGCGCTGTCCCCCTCCGGGGAAGGAgcgggaagggcggcggcggcggcctcgccttCTCCGCTTCGTCCTCCAATGGTAGGTTCTTGGTCCGCTTCGTCGTTGCATTCGTATTCCCTTTTGCAACCAGTGGTGTGTAGTTTAGTTTAGGGTGAGGGATTGGAAACCAAGAACTTGATGCGGTCGATGCAAGGAGTAGTGAAATGTGTATAAGTAAGGTTTTGGGACTAGTCCTGATGGGTCTATGGAAGGGTGTGCCCTTGATTTCCCATTTCAAGAACAGCGGAGTCATGGTTCATCACTTCAGCTCCAGAAAATTCAGAAAAGGGGAGTTAGATTTTGTGTTCTGCGCAATTCAGTTCAATCCTGATGGGTCTATGCAAGGGTGTCTGGGTGTGCCCTAATTTCCCATTTCAAAAACAGTGGAATCACGGTTCATCAATTCAGTTCAGAAATTTCCCATTCGTTGTGTTATGACACATCGAAGAACTGCATTTGGGTTGTGTGATTAGGATTGTTAAGAATTAAGTATCATGAATCTGAATACATAGCATGGGAATTAAAGGCTAATCATCTAGTAGAATGTAAAATGAGCTATTcgaccttttctttttcttgtctAGGAAATTCTTGTAAGTGGGAGGCTGGGGGTTCATTTCGAGCTTTGGATTAAAGCTGAATGCAGAACTGGattcaaaaatttcatgatGTAGGTGCAGCTGTTCCATCCTCCCTAAGTGACTCAGAGAAGAAAGGCCCTGTGGTGATGGAAATTCCACTGGACAAGATTAGGAGGCCACTGATGCGGACACGTGCCAATGATCCAACCAAGGTGCAAGAACTCATGGACAGTATCCGTGTCATTGGCCTCCAAGTACCTGTGGGTATCTCTAGTACCTTTATGCTTTATCACTTTCCTGTCCACACAGGTACCACTTGTTTGGTTAATTCATGATCTAGTAATGAAGGATTCTGCTGAATTGAACATTTTGGTTTGTAATCAGTACAGGGTAATTTACTTATTTCTGAATTCCAGAATCATGCTTGTACCTGATCCACCTTTAGTGAATACACTGCAGTTTGCTATTAGATGAAACtaagccaaaaaagaaaaaaaaaatcttttgctAAGTCAACTGAACTTCATGTGATATTTCCTCATAAATTGGCTTGTGCCAAATTAGATCCCAATTTGCTTACATATGGGAAAGAGTAGTTGATTTGAGAATTCTTATCTTTACTTGATATATCGTTTGGGACCAGTTTTAGTTATATGAACTAGCATTCATCTCATTTTTACGTGAGTGTGTTCTCACACTTCCATATATTTCACATCGTATCTAGATTAATCTGAAGAGGGGGGATTGCAACTGTGACATTGTAGTCAGTTGCTACTTGCAGTGGCCCCTCACGCTTTCATTaagctcaagaaaaaaaaatacaaggcTTGGTGGGACAGGCAGCCCTCCAATTCCCTTAAAAATGAGCTTTTCTTGGCTTAGTTGACAGGCTTGTTATCCTCCAGATCAATCATACTGGAGTGTCTTGTTGAGAACTGGGGATCCGAATAACCTGTAGTGTACAGAAATTGGTGCTCAATAACTTAAACTGCTAATATTATGGCGTTACTTTTTAGTTGTACTTAAGGGTTCAATTCTTGAATATTGCAGATTGACGTACTGGAGGTCGATGGAGTCTACTATGGTTAGTAGTCCTGACATTCCCAACTTGTAAACTCTTTCCTCGCCATTTCAAACACAGAACCGTTTCCCTTTTGCTGAAAACTCTCCTGCATTATCTTCAGGTTTTTCTGGATGTCACCGCTATGAGGCTCACCAGCGCCTAGGTCTCCCGACTATCCGCTGCAAAGTCCGTCGTGGGACGAAAGAAACACTAAGGTGAGCCCATCTTCCTTCAGCTTGAACAGTCCACTATgaatttgataatttgacagCACTCAAGCTTGAATTCGTTCTTTCAGGCACCATATGCGATGAATTGGAATGGACATACTACTTCAGTCAGAAAGTGATAATTTGTGTACCTTAGTGTTCATATGCTATACTCCTGTAACTGTAATCCTCCATACATGTAAATGTTACTCGAACAGACTGGTACATTACTGAATAGTACCTTTTTTAACGGTCTCAGTAAATGGAAATTTTAATCTGCGACTCCCTTGCTTAGATAAGAATGAGTAACCGGGTGAAAAGTAAGGTGATGGGGTTACTTACTGAATAGATGGTCCTTATTGTCTACTCCGTTAAAAAGGTTGCTCAGACTGTTTGCGGCTCTCTCGATAGGATAGGATGCTAGGATTAACTTCTGTTCTATTAGGATTTGGAGTTCTTTGTTTAACTGCCAATTTACCTGAATGATTTGCAGATGAGGAAGACACTCTGCTTAATTTTTCTTTGAACCTCAACTGATCAAAACTTCAAGGGAGTAAATTGAGGTGTTATCTCCAGGTGCTTCAATGCAACTATGAAAAGTGAAACCGTAACCATACAGAAAACAATCTCGATGTATATATCTCGACCtgtgagatttgaaaatttcggAATCTGCATATTcctatcaaaataaaaaaaatgctctaaaaatttcaagaaaaagtATACTTCTTTGTTCACAGTTGATGCCTTTCTTTTCCCTGAATACTGAATGATATTGTAACCATTATTATAAAGttgaatttttatttaaataaattttctaCTAAATTCATATATAAAGGTATTTTACGAAAACAAAACCGTTTAGAAGCTCGGGAAGGTGTTGCATTAATccatcgattttgctatatctcactcgaaatattttttcttatctgAAACTTATAttgtaacttttgtaagttacagtataatttttgaatctttgcatgtaagttttaaaatttatattggatttggtatttttcttgaagatatggtaatttagtgtccattatggtgtttcttagttgctttttgtttttcattGTGTCTATCGGATTTTAATTCAAAGattaaaaatctatttgataTGATCATAAAAATCTTTTGAAAGATGCATAGGTACTTCCTTAATCCATTATTCTGTTCTCCAAAAAGAACAGGCCATCCCTTGAGGATTAGTAGGGCCGTTTCTAGTGGGCCTAGTTGGGCCGGATGCGGAATTGGGCAGAACAGTATATTTCTCTTCGGATAAGTCTATTTGTATTCCTCATCTCTTACCCGCGATCTCATTGGACCCGGCCCACTAAGTAATCATTtgtcgccttcttcttcttcttctcgaaGGCAAAAACCACAGTGCGCAAGGCAGCGGCTTTAGCACGCGCGCAGAC from Oryza glaberrima chromosome 6, OglaRS2, whole genome shotgun sequence includes these protein-coding regions:
- the LOC127775893 gene encoding sulfiredoxin, chloroplastic/mitochondrial isoform X1; this translates as MAASSSLDLVKTMAASGFLLRGPAAPSAVPLRGRSGKGGGGGLAFSASSSNGAAVPSSLSDSEKKGPVVMEIPLDKIRRPLMRTRANDPTKVQELMDSIRVIGLQVPIDVLEVDGVYYGFSGCHRYEAHQRLGLPTIRCKVRRGTKETLRHHMR
- the LOC127775893 gene encoding sulfiredoxin, chloroplastic/mitochondrial isoform X2, whose amino-acid sequence is MAASSSLDLVKTMAASGFLLRGPAAPSAVPLRGRSGKGGGGGLAFSASSSNAVPSSLSDSEKKGPVVMEIPLDKIRRPLMRTRANDPTKVQELMDSIRVIGLQVPIDVLEVDGVYYGFSGCHRYEAHQRLGLPTIRCKVRRGTKETLRHHMR